DNA from Ovis aries strain OAR_USU_Benz2616 breed Rambouillet chromosome 15, ARS-UI_Ramb_v3.0, whole genome shotgun sequence:
TTTCATACTTTTCTTCAGGAAGATCCTTAACCAGAGTCACTAGTCATACATtataactttttcttaaaaaaaaaaaaaaagactttggcAGTGACTTACATGAAATGGCTTTCCTGTCTTAGTTTGAAAGATTTTTCAGTAATACTAGAACACCATGCAAGGCATATTACAGAATTCAGGTAAGTATTGATCAGCATAGTTTTTGCTCTTACTAACCTATCTCTGGATATATAAGTGATGCCACTGGGTTGGTACCCAGTGAAAACCAACTCTAATATCAATTTAGCCTCAGACTAGTATCCCCAAGAGCTAAACATAAGTTAGGATAGACAGAAgaatgtatgatttttaaaaattataaatatgtaatttttctaTGTAATATAAGCAAAGTACAATTGACTGACTGCATTTAAAGATTCCAAACCTTCTTCCTACTATGTTTAGGAATTGATTTATTATTTAGAGACAGGctctatttgtaaaaaaaaaaaaaaaaccccaaaataattGATATATAGGGATTGGGGAAAGATTGAGTAGAAACTCATGATTCAAAGCaaaatcaagaaaaaacaaaataacaaaaagattgaatgaccaaaaaaaaaaaaaaagcctactgTGTCTAAACTTGACACTAAATATTTTCTACTTGGATGAATGAGttaatatattttcatctatTAGATTCCAATACTTCTTCTGTAGTCAACAACAATGCCTCTGAAGATGAGCCACCACTTGCCCTTTTGACAACCATCCATGCTTACCAAAATTCTAATCCATGGGACAGATTGCCTCTAATTGTAAATTAGTAAACTGTCATCATGGTATCTTGAAAAGTTTACTTTGGTTTTTGGGAGATCAAATCCTTTCAGTCTCCTCTTGCTGttattttagttgctaaatcatgtctgactcttttgtgacctcatggactgtagtataccaggctctgtccatgggattttccaggcaagaatactggagtgggttgccatgttccccttcagggaatttcctgacctagggatcgaatctgtgtctcctgcattggtaggaggatgctctaccactgagtcacctgaaaAGACTGAACTCCCCTCTAGTTACATGTAAATAAACCCTGACTGCAAAAGATTCTTGCCTTGGATGTTTAATAACTTTCTAGGAAATGAAAGATTCATAATCAAGTCACCAAATAGGTATATTACAGAAACAATTTCAGGCTTTTAAACTCTTATTACAATTAagttctacacacacacatagtatgaACTGATACCTCTTATAGCCCTGCAATTTAACTCCCCAAATTCCTACCTACTTCATCTTCCTGTCTACACTTGCACTAATTATTACCTTTAATGCCCAGATTTTCCAATATTATCCCTTCTTTTGAtgattcttttccaatttttatacCACAATCCAAATTTAGAAATCTGGTTTTCATTTCACTGCCCACTCGATTCAGAcactttttctgattttataagGTTTCTTTGAATCATCAAAAAGGAGTAAATATGAAGTTTCACTGAAACCTGGGAAGATACCTGATCTAGAGTATGTCTTTGGTCGTCTTACTGACTCTTCACTGAGATTTTAAGGAGACAGTTATTCAACATCTTCCTTATTTAGAATCTATTTCTCTCCTTCTTCAATCACTTTAACCTAAGCTATATTCTGGTTTCAGTGCTGTGCTCAGTTTAATTTTGACCGAATCACCTTCTCTCTGTACCAAAGTTGCCTCCTCTCTGAACTCAAGAAAGTAACAATTTGAAAGGATGTGCTAAGGTAAAGGATATATTGTGTGTAAAATACTTATCAAAGAGCCTTctggatgatgatgataatgacaaCAATGATGATGACAACAATAACACcaacaagatttttttaaagtataatggGAGGAGGAATATATGGGGAGACTATGAATTATCCTCCTTGAGGGGAAGATATCATGAACAAAACCATCTCACAAGTGACTTAGGTGGCCTGAGAAGTAGAAAGTGAATTGTATCAGTTTCATTTCCTGTTCATCAAGTAAATTTCAGTGTAGCCAGAGATATGAATTGCctcttaatcattttttttcaatCCAGAAACTCCTCTGATCATTATGACACCACATATTCACTTCTCATTTTATTCACTGCCAGATTTGAAAAAAGCAACACAAAAAGTTGAGTCCAGGATAGAATGAGAAGTCTCATCAAGAGTAAGCATGAGATCTTTGGGACTTCAGTGAACTAGGAATTTGAGGAGTCATATTAGCATTCTGAAATTACCATGACATAAATATCCATTATATTCCATATTCACTAGAATCTGGTCTGTTATTTCACAACCCCCTTTAGGTAGCACCTGTTCATTTTGATAATCCAATTCCTAGTGTTCCTGATCTTACAATTTTAAATGCATTCACATTGCCTTGTGGTATCTTCCACATCTCCAGAGGAGGAAGATGGAGTTTGTGGAGTTAGTTTATAAACTCATAAATCTGAAGGTCTTAATGTGAATTTAGACCATAATTAATTTCATATGAAAAATCACTGGTAACTAGGATTAGAAGGGACCTCACAGATTATCTGGTGTAATCCCACTCATATTCTGGAATTCCTCTTCTTATGTCTGATAATAGTCCTTCACCCTGTGTAAGCAATCATGTCCACCGACAGAAAGCAGGCCACGTGTCATGCAAGTCTAGGGTATATTAGGCAAGTCCTATCTGAAAACTATGAGTCTGGCTTGAAAGTTTTGCACAGggtatgaataataaaaatatttggagaaaGGATAACCTCTAATAAACTAGGAATCTTTTCCTTCTTGAAccattcccttggtgtctcttcTCACACTTTGGGTATCTGCCCTTCTCTCTCTTGTCTCTCAAGCCCCACTTTGTGTTTTTCTATTACTTCCCACTCTTACTTTTCCCAGTCCTTACCTACTTGGTAGAATAGTTCCTCTTTGCATGAGAGATTGTTTTAATTCTCAAAGCAAGATGCATGAGTTAATAAGTCTTCCTCTAATCCTTAGAGATATGAGTCTCCATGAGAAATGCAAGACTGTGCCTGTAACCCTGCCACTGTCACTATTTTAGTTTATAGCCCTTCCCCAAATCCTCTCTGTATCATTCCAGATATTGCAGTTTGGAAATTCAAAGGCAAGAAGGCTACAGAGAGTCTCAAGTATTTATCACTTCAAAGTCCAGAACAAAGTAGGTAGTGCAACATGAGGTGAAATACtaacttgtatccagaatatggTAGAGTAGTAAAAGGTTGTTAGCTATGGTGTAGCCAATAAGAACAACTTACTTAGGACATAGAGGTGGGAATGGCTCTAAGTTGGTACTGTTACCACATGCTAGATAAAAATGAAACTTACTTGTGTGAATTGCTTCCTTCAAAACTGTTGTAATAAagagtatatgggaaatctctgtagcTTTCACTCAAATTTGCTGTAACCTTAAAAGCACAATGAAGAAAGAGACCCATTTTAAAGATCATAAGCAATAATGCCAAATGTGATTCTCTGTGCCATAGTTTTTACTAACGAAAGAGATTGTACAAATTTGATTTGATTATGTATAGATGCTTTCATTCAATGAATGAAGGGCCATATGTCTGTCAACAATTCTGACTTCTAAATGTCTACTGGTGATTAAGCTATGTAGCAGGGTTGGCATGTGGACTACTGAATGATAAGAAATCTCCTCTCAGGGTGAATAAAACTgtcttaaaaatattgatttctaactGTTTAGTAcaggaatttcttttaaaaatgtgttttactgATAATCTTTTTTGACTCTGATTTTGAACCTTGTAATACTAATTTAAATGTTAACAAATCTATCATCGATTCACTCAAATAAGATTTTGTTGATTACACATGTCATAGCTTGCTAATCTTCCTGCACTGTTATATTTAAGATACTCATTGACAATTAGTTTTTTCAGGAGTTGAAAAATACAAGTAATTACTACAACAGAAGTAATAGTTCTCATAAATAATATTTACtcagttattaaaataaattcaccATCCAATAACAGTTCATGAAAATAAGAGGCTATTTCTATCCCACCACTAGAAAAATCTTCACACTTCTATCTTCCAATATCTTGTTGTGAAATTACCAGAGAAATGAATAGAACTTACTTCCTTCACTGGCATGGGATGCCTCAGAAATATCCTTACACTTAGCTTTTTGTAATATTAACTTaaatcattggagaaggaaatggcaacccactgcagtattattgtctggaaaaccccatggacagatgagcctgggtgggctacagttcatggagtcgcaaacagtcagtcggacacaactgaataactgaGCACAATTTAAATTACTTTGACATCATCCAAGTTGGATATGTTCAAATATCTCAGATTTAGAGGATTGTTATTAGTCAGTGAAACTATACTCCTTTACTGTATGGTCTGTATATTCCTCAGGTAAAAATCATaggaacaaatttaaaaaaaaaaaagcaatttcatCTCTCACTGATAAATTCTTTGACAACCAAGATCATAAGCTCAATTTTGAATGATTTACTCTAATGGCAAgaaaatgatttacaaatattcacATTTACAGCTACAAGATAGAGCACTACTGAGACCACAAAGCCTGAACTAGACGTGTGTAGCTGAGAGCAGATACAAATATGAAAGGCAGACTGCTTGCAGAAGCACATCCTTAGGCTGTTTTCCAGATCTGCTCTGTTCTGTCTTGACCACAGTGAGGTGAATCAACAGGTCCCTTTGCTCTCTGACTTCTGGTTTGACTTGATCTCTAATGGAAATGCAGGAAGCAAGAATCCAGAACATACAGTTGGAATGTTTACCCCCTTGGCTCCCCAACAACCTTCACTGTGGCTTCCTCATGGTGGCTGCATCTTTCCACAGAAAGGGAAAGCTCATGCTAGGTGTCCTTCTCCACATGCTGTCCTTCCCATGTTCTGGTAAAAAATTTTGTTCCCTTGCCACTTCAGGACTAACGTTGGCATCAAATTCCCTTCTGTAGTACTATCTACATCaatgatatatttataaaatatgtataaaaatatttcttcttggttttacCAAATCTTGTCCACATATTTTCAATGACCCCTGATGACTGTATCAAAGTCTTTATATTATCCAGTTTgagaacaattttattttttcccgaCAGAACCTTAATTAAGACAAAGGAGAAGTgtctcatatacatatataaacctCTGTTACTTTCTATCTCTGTCTTTGTGTTCATCACCATCACTATCACTATTGGCCAACTTAAtatatgttgaagttctaataTGTATAATTTTCTCCCACTTTTTACAGGAAGCCTGATGTTCATTTTTTGGTTAATCAAATGAAAAAGTCTTTTTTCTCCCAGAATGGGGGATTCACCTCAGAAATATCAGTTGTTCAAGTGTAAGAGGGAAAGTGTCAGGTAAATCTTTGGATATTTAGTTTTTCACCACAGTTGAACACAGTTCAGTGGATCCCTTTCATATAAAATCTACATTCATATCTGATTTAATTGTTAACGTaattttcacagatttttttttctgttttcaattcaCTTGGAACTGCAGAGTttgttctctatttttatttttattctgttcccTGAGCTGGTTTTCtttctaaatgaatttttaaaactatgattcctaatagttttaatttttaaaattatcttatgtATTCTTTCTGTTCAGAGTATCTAGAAATAATcctgaaaaaaatgtgtttattatgtTTTTCAGCTTCCCTTTATTTAACCAAGGAGGGATCTTTGAGGGTGatttaaaatagtatttgtaCAAAACAAATGTGTTCTCTTTGAGCCCTCTTTCTAACTATCTTAGATCCATTTCTATTCTCCCATCAGAATATGTACTTTAATCTTGGGTGATGAAAATGTGTTTCCTCTTATTTCCTAGGGAATTGTGTAAGACAGCAAGATCCTTGGATGACTATAGTTTATGGTGATGGGGGGAAGGGTTCTCTCTTGCTCTATTTTTGTTAAAAGTTGTGTACATAAGATATTACACCTAATAGGAGTGTACACTGATCAAGGGATTTTGATGTGTTCACTATATTTCATGAATATAGATTCCCTCTATTGTGAAGTTTGGATTTCTCTTCTAGTTTTCTCCATTGAAGAAAACTAACTTTATTCATTGCCCAGATTTTTTTCTGACAATCATTTCAAtagaagtaaaggaaataaagaaatgtaatagtttcatttatttcatctctAAATTTAAACATCCACTTGCTTACAATTTGACTCAAAATATGGAGTGTGAAGTCTACTTTGacataatggaaagaaaatgtaatGAGTTATCAATATCAATTTTGCTGTATATTATGTCTTTTACCATTGAGTTATTCAGTGAATTTCTCCATTTTAGTTATAACATAGAAAATTGGACTTCCCTTCAATGGAAAATAGCtccataaaatatttgaaaaaattaaccCCACTTATTAATTCTCCTGACACAAGGGTTTTTAGATGCTTTAAAGCTAGGAAATAATGATAGAAactgaaatgtttttcttgaagGGACATGTGGAATTTGTGAGCTATTATAGAATTATTATATACCAAATGTGTCCAAGAATTTCTAACAGGTTAATCTTTAGGATGAAGGCAATGGATGCAAAAGTTGAAATATCAGAGAATCTAAGTGCGAGCAAGCTGTATCCTTTTGGATAATAATATCCCTAGGAAGCCTTGGCGAATCTGCTTTGTCTTGATGCTATAAATAATTGGGTTGAGAACCGGTGGAACTAACAGGTAAATATCTGCCATGATAATATGAATAATGGGAGAAGAATGTTTTGCAAAACGATGCACTAAGGACAACCCTATCATCGGCACATATAGAATGAGCACAGCACAAATATGGGAGACACATGTACTGAGGGCTTTGAGTTTCCCTCCCTGGGATGCAATGCGCAACACAGAGTGGAGGATGAAAGTATAAGATAAAAAGATTCCTAGAGAATCTACACCCCAATAAAATGCAACAACAAACAAGCCATACAAAACATTGAATGAGATGTCAGAACAGGCCAATAGGATGACATCTTGATGTAAACAGAAGGAGTGGGAGAGAACATGGGAGTGACAGAAAGAAAATGTGGGGATACGAACAAGAACAACAGGGAGGACAGTGGAGCATCTGATTACGATGAAGACCCCGATATAGACAATGCGTTGTGGGGTAAGTTTGCTGGAATACCTCAAAGGATCGCAGATGGCAACATAGCGGTCAAAAGCCATGGCTAGGAGCACAGCTGATTCCATTAGAGAAAAAGTATGAATAAAATACATCTGGGCTACACAAGTATTCATCTCAATCTCCTTAGCATCAAACCAGAAGATTCTCAGTACTGTGGGCAGGGTGGAGATGGACATGCCCATGTCTGTGAGGGACAGCATGGCCAGGAAGTAGAACATGGGCTTATGGAGACTCTTGTCAGTGTggatgatgtgaagaactgtacAGTTGCCCACTATTCCAATCAGATAGAACACACAAAAGGGGATGGAAATAAAGTGTTGAACATCCTCGTACCCAGGGATCCCAGAAAGGTAGAATGAAGGTGTCTGTCCAATACTGGAATTAGTGCCTGTCATGACATTGTTCCAAGAAGCCATTTTTCTATGATTAGAGTGTGAACtcctaaaaggaagaaaaacatacaACATTGAGAAGATAGCAGGTCATGTTTTTATATTAGATTTTTTCTTAATGCTTGCTTTGTAGGGGCATTATTCATACAGATTTAGAAATTACTTTGAATCATGTTAATATATTACTGTTTaatccacctgacctgcctcctgagaaacctatatgcaggtcaggaagca
Protein-coding regions in this window:
- the LOC101111904 gene encoding olfactory receptor 51L1-like, whose product is MASWNNVMTGTNSSIGQTPSFYLSGIPGYEDVQHFISIPFCVFYLIGIVGNCTVLHIIHTDKSLHKPMFYFLAMLSLTDMGMSISTLPTVLRIFWFDAKEIEMNTCVAQMYFIHTFSLMESAVLLAMAFDRYVAICDPLRYSSKLTPQRIVYIGVFIVIRCSTVLPVVLVRIPTFSFCHSHVLSHSFCLHQDVILLACSDISFNVLYGLFVVAFYWGVDSLGIFLSYTFILHSVLRIASQGGKLKALSTCVSHICAVLILYVPMIGLSLVHRFAKHSSPIIHIIMADIYLLVPPVLNPIIYSIKTKQIRQGFLGILLSKRIQLART